A part of Rattus rattus isolate New Zealand chromosome 6, Rrattus_CSIRO_v1, whole genome shotgun sequence genomic DNA contains:
- the Abtb1 gene encoding ankyrin repeat and BTB/POZ domain-containing protein 1 isoform X2 translates to MLDTKWKGKSVVVLRHPLINPVAFGALLQYLYTGRLDIGVEHVSDCERLAKQCQLWDLLDDLEAKCEKVSEFVASKPGTCVKVLTIEPPPADPRLRADMALLADCALPPELRGDLGELPFPCPDGFSSCPDICFRVADSSFLCHKAFFCGRSDYFRALLDDHFRESEEPVASGDPPVVTLHDISPDIFTHVLYYVYSDHTELPPELAYDVLSVADMYLLPGLKRLCGRSLAQLLEEDSVVGVWRIAKLFRLARLEDQCTEYMAKVIEKLVEREDFVEAVREEAAAVAARQETDSIPLVDDIRFHVASTVQTYSAIEEAQQQLRALENLLVSIGLDC, encoded by the exons ATGCTGGACACCAAGTGGAAGGGCAAGAGCGTCGTGGTTCTCAGGCACCCCCTG ATCAACCCGGTGGCCTTTGGGGCTCTACTGCAGTATCTGTACACAG GCCGCTTGGACATCGGTGTGGAGCATGTAAGTGACTGTGAGCGCTTGGCTAAGCAGTGCCAGCTATGGGACCTGCTCGACGACCTGGAGGCTAAATGCGAGAAGGTGTCTGAATTTG TGGCTTCCAAGCCTGGCACGTGTGTGAAGGTGCTGACTATTGAGCCCCCTCCAGCAGATCCCCGGTTACGGGCAGATATGGCACTGCTGGCTGACTGTGCCCTGCCACCTGAGCTGCGG GGTGACCTTGGAGAGCTGCCCTTCCCATGTCCTGATGGCTTTAGCAGCTGCCCTGATATCTGCTTCCGTGTGGCTGACTCCAGCTTCCTCTGCCACAAG GCTTTCTTCTGTGGGCGCAGTGACTACTTCCGGGCTCTTCTGGATGACCACTTTCGAGAGAGTGAGGAGCCTGTAGCCTCTGGAGACCCCCCAGTTGTCACCCTGCATGACATCTCCCCAGACATCTTCACTCATGTCCTGTACTACGTATATAGTGACCATACTGAG CTACCTCCTGAGTTGGCCTATGATGTGCTGAGTGTGGCAGACATGTACCTTCTACCTGGCCTGAAGCGGCTGTGTGGCCGCAGCCTGGCCCAGCTACTGGAGGAGGACAGTGTGGTGGGTGTTTGGCGCATAGCCAAGCTGTTCCGGCTGGCCCGGCTGGAGGACCAGTGTACCGAGTATATGGCCAAGGTCATAGAGAAG CTGGTGGAGCGAGAGGACTTCGTGGAGGCAGTGCGGGAAGAGGCAGCCGCTGTAGCGGCCCGGCAGGAGACAGACTCCATTCCACTTGTTGATGATATCCGCTTCCATGTGGCCAGCACAGTCCAGACCTACAGTGCCATCGAAGAGGCACAGCAGCAGCTGCGGGCACTCGAGAACCTGCTTGTGTCCATTGGCTTAGACTGCTGA
- the Abtb1 gene encoding ankyrin repeat and BTB/POZ domain-containing protein 1 isoform X1 encodes MDTSDLFASCRKGDVGRVRYLLEQRDVEVNVRDKWDSTPLYYACLCGHEELVRYLLANGARCEANTFDGERCLYGALSDPIRRALRDYKQVTASCRRRDYYDDFLQRLLEQGIHSDVVFVVHGKPFRAHRCILGARSTYFANMLDTKWKGKSVVVLRHPLINPVAFGALLQYLYTGRLDIGVEHVSDCERLAKQCQLWDLLDDLEAKCEKVSEFVASKPGTCVKVLTIEPPPADPRLRADMALLADCALPPELRGDLGELPFPCPDGFSSCPDICFRVADSSFLCHKAFFCGRSDYFRALLDDHFRESEEPVASGDPPVVTLHDISPDIFTHVLYYVYSDHTELPPELAYDVLSVADMYLLPGLKRLCGRSLAQLLEEDSVVGVWRIAKLFRLARLEDQCTEYMAKVIEKLVEREDFVEAVREEAAAVAARQETDSIPLVDDIRFHVASTVQTYSAIEEAQQQLRALENLLVSIGLDC; translated from the exons ATGGACACTAGCGACCTGTTTGCCAGCTGCAGGAAGGGGGACGTGGGCCGTGTGCG GTACCTGCTGGAGCAGCGAGACGTGGAGGTGAACGTGCGGGATAAGTGGGACAGCACCCCTTT GTACTATGCCTGCCTCTGTGGGCATGAGGAGCTGGTGCGCTACCTGTTGGCTAATG GAGCACGCTGTGAGGCCAACACCTTTGATGGAGAACGGTGTCTCTATGGAGCGCTGAGCGACCCCATTCGCCGTGCACTGAGAGACTACAAACAGGTCACTGCATCCTGCAGGAGGCGGGATTACTATGATGATTTCTTGCAGCG GCTTCTGGAACAGGGCATCCACAGCGATGTGGTCTTTGTGGTACACGGAAAGCCATTCCGGGCCCATCGCTGCATCCTCGGTGCTCGCAGTACCTACTTTGCCAACATGCTGGACACCAAGTGGAAGGGCAAGAGCGTCGTGGTTCTCAGGCACCCCCTG ATCAACCCGGTGGCCTTTGGGGCTCTACTGCAGTATCTGTACACAG GCCGCTTGGACATCGGTGTGGAGCATGTAAGTGACTGTGAGCGCTTGGCTAAGCAGTGCCAGCTATGGGACCTGCTCGACGACCTGGAGGCTAAATGCGAGAAGGTGTCTGAATTTG TGGCTTCCAAGCCTGGCACGTGTGTGAAGGTGCTGACTATTGAGCCCCCTCCAGCAGATCCCCGGTTACGGGCAGATATGGCACTGCTGGCTGACTGTGCCCTGCCACCTGAGCTGCGG GGTGACCTTGGAGAGCTGCCCTTCCCATGTCCTGATGGCTTTAGCAGCTGCCCTGATATCTGCTTCCGTGTGGCTGACTCCAGCTTCCTCTGCCACAAG GCTTTCTTCTGTGGGCGCAGTGACTACTTCCGGGCTCTTCTGGATGACCACTTTCGAGAGAGTGAGGAGCCTGTAGCCTCTGGAGACCCCCCAGTTGTCACCCTGCATGACATCTCCCCAGACATCTTCACTCATGTCCTGTACTACGTATATAGTGACCATACTGAG CTACCTCCTGAGTTGGCCTATGATGTGCTGAGTGTGGCAGACATGTACCTTCTACCTGGCCTGAAGCGGCTGTGTGGCCGCAGCCTGGCCCAGCTACTGGAGGAGGACAGTGTGGTGGGTGTTTGGCGCATAGCCAAGCTGTTCCGGCTGGCCCGGCTGGAGGACCAGTGTACCGAGTATATGGCCAAGGTCATAGAGAAG CTGGTGGAGCGAGAGGACTTCGTGGAGGCAGTGCGGGAAGAGGCAGCCGCTGTAGCGGCCCGGCAGGAGACAGACTCCATTCCACTTGTTGATGATATCCGCTTCCATGTGGCCAGCACAGTCCAGACCTACAGTGCCATCGAAGAGGCACAGCAGCAGCTGCGGGCACTCGAGAACCTGCTTGTGTCCATTGGCTTAGACTGCTGA